A single genomic interval of Alteromonas sp. BL110 harbors:
- a CDS encoding TonB family protein, whose amino-acid sequence MINTTSKTEKWNKARKIHQELHGQRAKQKTLALALSVLLTSGYTIEAAAQELSIPCDEAEEKALAEAKANEVERITAFTPATPLERVNPRYPTTAVRKGREGWVRLSYVIDEEGRVKDPVVEDFFGSPSFKRSALSAVKKWQYNPALKDGEPTQQCHQAVQLDFAIDGKTGATRKFIKAYKNVDEIFKAGNIEAADEALKELLSWDTLNRYENAWLLNLESQIAREQSDIEREAKSLTRLLSSNGQKRFNNAVFDDDYVAYVLQRKILLDAQRGYYAEALKSYSRLQEMEEQQPRIEEVAAIVNQIKTSIASEKNLQVPVSMGDNGRWFHTLVRNQFAFNNIQGELDTVEVRCDSHREKFTVAEAHVWHIPQSWGQCQVMVKGDSETTFDLVEVAKGLASAG is encoded by the coding sequence ATGATTAATACAACATCGAAAACAGAGAAATGGAATAAGGCTCGAAAAATACACCAAGAATTACACGGTCAAAGAGCTAAGCAAAAGACGCTGGCATTAGCTTTATCCGTGTTACTTACTTCTGGCTATACTATTGAGGCAGCGGCGCAAGAATTAAGCATTCCCTGCGATGAAGCTGAAGAGAAAGCCCTAGCTGAGGCGAAAGCCAATGAAGTTGAGCGAATAACCGCATTCACACCTGCTACTCCTCTTGAGCGAGTGAATCCAAGATACCCGACTACAGCCGTGAGAAAAGGCCGTGAAGGATGGGTTAGATTAAGCTACGTTATCGATGAAGAAGGTCGCGTGAAAGACCCTGTCGTCGAAGATTTCTTCGGAAGCCCGTCTTTCAAGCGCAGCGCACTATCAGCAGTTAAAAAGTGGCAGTATAACCCTGCATTAAAAGATGGCGAACCTACTCAACAATGCCATCAAGCGGTTCAATTGGATTTTGCTATTGACGGAAAAACTGGCGCCACTCGCAAATTTATTAAAGCGTATAAAAACGTAGATGAAATATTCAAAGCAGGTAATATTGAAGCGGCAGACGAAGCGCTTAAAGAGCTATTGAGTTGGGACACTTTAAATCGCTACGAGAATGCGTGGTTGCTCAACTTGGAGTCACAGATTGCAAGAGAACAAAGCGACATTGAAAGAGAAGCGAAAAGCCTAACGCGATTACTTTCCAGTAATGGACAAAAGCGTTTTAACAATGCCGTTTTTGATGACGATTATGTGGCTTACGTACTTCAGAGGAAAATACTTCTTGATGCGCAGCGTGGATATTACGCCGAAGCTCTAAAATCGTACAGCAGGCTTCAAGAAATGGAAGAGCAACAACCGCGTATTGAGGAAGTTGCCGCAATAGTAAATCAGATTAAAACATCTATTGCGTCTGAGAAAAACCTTCAGGTACCCGTAAGCATGGGAGACAACGGACGTTGGTTCCACACGCTGGTGAGAAACCAGTTTGCTTTTAATAATATACAGGGTGAACTTGATACTGTTGAAGTACGCTGCGATTCTCATAGAGAAAAGTTCACCGTGGCCGAGGCTCATGTTTGGCATATTCCACAAAGCTGGGGGCAATGCCAGGTGATGGTGAAAGGGGACAGTGAGACAACATTTGATTTAGTCGAAGTTGCCAAAGGTCTGGCTTCGGCAGGCTGA
- the tuf gene encoding elongation factor Tu, whose protein sequence is MAKEKFERTKPHVNVGTIGHVDHGKTTLTAAITTVLSKTYGGSAQAFDQIDNAPEEKARGITISTSHVEYDTPTRHYAHVDCPGHADYVKNMITGAAQMDGGILVVAATDGPMPQTREHILLGRQVGIPYIIVFMNKCDMVDDEELLELVEMEVRELLNEYEFPGDDLPVIQGSALKALEGDAEWEKKIIELGEALDSYIPEPERAIDKPFILPIEDVFSISGRGTVVTGRVEQGIVKVGEEVEIVGIKDTTKTTCTGVEMFRKLLDEGRAGENVGVLLRGTKRDEVERGQVLAKPGSITPHVNFEAEVYVLSKDEGGRHTPFFKGYRPQFYFRTTDVTGAVELPEGVEMVMPGDNLKFKVELIAPIAMEEGLRFAIREGGRTVGAGVVSKILD, encoded by the coding sequence ATGGCAAAAGAAAAGTTTGAACGTACGAAACCCCACGTAAACGTGGGTACAATCGGCCACGTTGACCACGGTAAAACTACCCTAACTGCAGCTATCACTACAGTTCTTTCTAAAACTTACGGCGGTTCTGCTCAGGCTTTCGATCAAATCGATAACGCGCCTGAAGAGAAAGCTCGTGGTATCACCATTTCTACTTCACACGTAGAATATGACACTCCTACTCGTCACTACGCACACGTAGACTGCCCAGGACACGCTGATTACGTTAAAAACATGATCACTGGTGCTGCTCAGATGGACGGTGGTATCCTAGTAGTAGCTGCGACTGACGGCCCTATGCCTCAGACTCGTGAGCACATCCTACTTGGTCGTCAGGTTGGTATTCCTTACATCATCGTATTCATGAACAAGTGTGACATGGTTGATGATGAAGAGCTTCTAGAGCTAGTAGAAATGGAAGTTCGTGAACTTCTTAACGAATACGAATTCCCAGGTGATGACCTACCAGTTATCCAAGGTTCAGCTCTTAAAGCGCTTGAAGGCGACGCAGAGTGGGAAAAGAAAATCATCGAGCTTGGTGAAGCGCTTGATTCATACATCCCAGAGCCAGAGCGTGCAATCGACAAGCCGTTCATCCTTCCAATCGAAGACGTATTCTCAATCTCAGGCCGTGGTACAGTTGTAACTGGTCGTGTTGAGCAAGGTATCGTTAAAGTTGGTGAAGAAGTAGAAATCGTAGGTATCAAAGACACTACTAAGACTACTTGTACTGGTGTTGAGATGTTCCGTAAGCTTCTTGACGAAGGCCGCGCGGGTGAGAACGTTGGTGTTCTTCTACGTGGTACTAAGCGTGACGAAGTTGAACGTGGTCAAGTACTAGCTAAGCCTGGTTCAATCACTCCACACGTTAACTTCGAAGCGGAAGTATACGTACTGTCTAAAGATGAAGGTGGCCGTCATACTCCATTCTTCAAAGGCTACCGTCCACAGTTCTACTTCCGTACAACTGACGTAACTGGTGCTGTAGAGCTTCCGGAAGGCGTAGAAATGGTAATGCCTGGTGACAACCTTAAATTTAAAGTTGAGCTAATTGCTCCGATTGCGATGGAAGAAGGTCTTCGTTTCGCAATCCGTGAAGGTGGTCGCACAGTAGGTGCTGGTGTTGTATCTAAGATCCTAGACTAA
- a CDS encoding TraB/GumN family protein, producing the protein MKNFSIQKLLFSLGLAVSTVTTAIADTDSQTSVWKVTNGEDAVYLGGTIHILPISEFPLPSEFTDVYEQADTLVFEVKMPDPTDIEGQQKMMAGLAYAEGKSLKDDVSEETYQALNAYLTNFGATADQLARFKPGMVASMLVAMEAQRSQMAGQGVDAYFMQLAARDGKTSEYLESLDFQINMLANMGAGEEDRLISETLETLPELKEMLQSTIKAWRNGDTEQIDELVVDTFKRESPTSYDDVFTKRNQNWLPQIEAMFGDEDQEFVLVGAGHLVGDDSVIALLEAKGYKIEQM; encoded by the coding sequence ATGAAAAACTTTTCTATACAAAAACTCCTGTTCTCGCTTGGACTCGCTGTATCTACTGTAACAACTGCTATTGCCGACACTGATAGCCAAACGTCCGTTTGGAAAGTAACTAATGGTGAAGACGCCGTATATCTAGGTGGCACCATCCATATTTTACCCATTTCTGAATTTCCACTGCCGAGTGAATTTACCGACGTTTATGAGCAAGCCGACACATTAGTTTTTGAAGTCAAAATGCCAGATCCAACAGATATCGAAGGTCAGCAAAAAATGATGGCAGGACTCGCGTATGCAGAAGGCAAGTCGCTTAAGGATGATGTTTCAGAAGAAACCTATCAGGCTCTTAATGCTTATTTAACTAACTTTGGGGCTACTGCAGATCAGTTAGCTCGATTTAAGCCAGGTATGGTCGCATCAATGCTAGTTGCTATGGAAGCACAACGCTCTCAGATGGCAGGACAAGGTGTAGATGCCTATTTTATGCAGTTAGCTGCACGTGATGGTAAAACAAGCGAATACTTAGAATCATTAGATTTTCAAATCAACATGCTTGCGAACATGGGAGCGGGTGAAGAAGATCGTCTAATCTCTGAAACGTTGGAAACCTTACCAGAACTAAAAGAAATGCTACAAAGCACTATAAAAGCATGGAGAAATGGTGACACTGAACAAATTGATGAGTTGGTGGTAGATACGTTCAAACGTGAGTCACCGACTTCTTATGATGATGTGTTTACCAAGCGTAACCAAAACTGGCTACCTCAAATCGAAGCTATGTTCGGCGACGAAGACCAAGAGTTTGTTTTAGTTGGTGCAGGACATTTAGTGGGTGATGACAGCGTAATTGCCCTGTTAGAAGCTAAGGGTTACAAAATAGAACAAATGTAA
- a CDS encoding carbon starvation CstA family protein, whose product MQSIAIVILGIIGMLLGWFVYSKFIANRIFKLDDSFVTPAHTMQDGVDFVPTNKVVLWGHHFTSVAGAAPIVGPAIAVYWGWVPAVLWVVFGTILFAGVHDMGALWASARHKGKSMGALSESVIGKRSRSLFMIVIFLVLLMVNAVFGVVIANSFVSQPNAVFPAWMAIAVALIIGQLLKRNFSLIPLCIVGIIVLYASVYAGSYIPLSLPETMFGLADKANWIIILFVYAAIASLLPVWMLLQPRDFINGMQLLVGLFLLYGAVFFAMPDITAPAFNTQTAVDSPSLIPLLFVTIACGAVSGFHGIVSSGTSSKQLDKETDARFVGYLGAIGEGSLALITIVAVSGVAFAASPEEWHEVYSHLGAGSVGAFITGGANLIQQGWGLPVDFSSTILAVMVVLFAGTTMDSGVRLQRYIIQEWGDIYSIGALKNGVIATLVAVGCCLLLAFGAGGASGSGGMIIWPLFGSTNQILASLTLLVISVMLIKLGRPARYTLIPMVFVLIMAFFAGLIKLKEYYVEGNYLLVFLDAVVLVVSVLVMLEAFSVVSKLKKESKHKAPQG is encoded by the coding sequence ATGCAGTCTATTGCCATAGTAATACTGGGCATCATTGGAATGTTGCTCGGTTGGTTCGTATATTCGAAGTTTATTGCGAACCGCATATTCAAGTTGGATGATAGTTTTGTAACCCCAGCGCATACCATGCAAGATGGTGTCGACTTTGTTCCTACCAATAAAGTAGTGTTATGGGGTCACCATTTTACCTCAGTGGCAGGTGCTGCGCCGATAGTAGGGCCAGCAATTGCCGTTTACTGGGGCTGGGTTCCCGCTGTACTTTGGGTGGTATTTGGCACGATTTTGTTTGCCGGAGTACACGACATGGGAGCTTTGTGGGCCAGCGCACGACATAAAGGAAAATCCATGGGGGCGCTATCCGAGAGCGTTATTGGTAAACGATCACGCTCCCTCTTCATGATAGTGATCTTCCTCGTTCTCTTAATGGTTAATGCCGTTTTCGGCGTAGTTATCGCTAATTCCTTTGTTTCCCAACCTAATGCAGTTTTTCCCGCATGGATGGCAATTGCCGTTGCACTTATTATTGGTCAACTGTTGAAGCGTAACTTCAGCCTTATTCCTTTGTGTATTGTTGGTATTATTGTTCTCTATGCATCGGTATATGCGGGTAGCTATATTCCACTGAGCTTGCCAGAAACCATGTTTGGCCTAGCCGATAAAGCGAACTGGATAATCATTCTTTTTGTTTATGCAGCTATTGCATCACTACTACCGGTTTGGATGTTGTTACAGCCTCGTGACTTCATTAACGGCATGCAGTTGCTTGTTGGCTTATTCTTACTTTACGGCGCCGTATTTTTTGCTATGCCGGATATCACTGCCCCGGCATTTAACACGCAAACCGCGGTAGATTCACCAAGCCTCATCCCGTTGCTGTTCGTCACCATTGCGTGTGGTGCGGTTTCTGGCTTCCACGGCATAGTGTCATCAGGGACCAGTTCTAAGCAGCTTGATAAAGAAACTGACGCGCGCTTTGTTGGTTATTTAGGTGCAATTGGTGAAGGTTCACTTGCGCTTATTACCATTGTCGCGGTAAGTGGCGTTGCGTTTGCTGCTTCTCCTGAAGAATGGCACGAAGTATACAGCCACCTAGGCGCTGGCAGCGTTGGCGCATTTATCACAGGTGGTGCGAATCTTATTCAGCAGGGCTGGGGGCTACCAGTAGATTTCTCTTCAACTATTCTAGCCGTTATGGTTGTCCTGTTTGCGGGCACCACTATGGATTCAGGTGTACGTCTACAGCGCTACATCATACAAGAATGGGGCGACATTTATTCTATTGGTGCATTGAAAAACGGCGTAATAGCGACACTTGTGGCGGTCGGCTGCTGTTTGTTACTTGCATTCGGTGCAGGCGGTGCATCAGGTAGTGGCGGTATGATTATTTGGCCGCTATTTGGTTCGACTAACCAAATCCTTGCTAGCCTTACTCTGTTAGTTATATCAGTTATGTTGATCAAGCTGGGCCGTCCTGCAAGGTATACGTTAATACCCATGGTATTTGTATTGATCATGGCTTTCTTCGCTGGTCTGATAAAGCTCAAAGAGTACTACGTAGAAGGAAACTATTTGTTAGTGTTCTTAGACGCAGTAGTGCTGGTGGTTTCAGTGCTCGTAATGCTCGAAGCCTTCTCTGTAGTGTCTAAGCTTAAAAAGGAGTCGAAACACAAGGCCCCACAAGGATAA
- a CDS encoding alpha/beta hydrolase has protein sequence MKFIYLLMSVLTFLFTPTTLATTSPMHDTKPPLPQAASEALIKNISAFPHFTKEEVIANTPLTNDAWRNYVHARNGEQKKKIKKMKKELNVEVELINLNGVVVRKLTPKAITSEFKGKVYLDIHGGAFVLFGGLPSIEEGLLVAERLGIVVYSVDYRMPPTFPFPAALNDVIAVYNALLDQAGEGNVFVGGTSAGGGLVLSLVQSLISSKSPLPKAVYAGTPWADLTKTSDSLYTNESIDSVLVTYDGQLEAAAKLYAGKRALTDPAVSPLYGAFGAFPPTLLVTGTRDMFLSDTVRVSRAIRDSGGVAQIEIFEGLSHAEYLIFYKTPESETTYRSMKSFFLSII, from the coding sequence ATGAAGTTTATATACCTACTGATGTCCGTACTTACATTCTTGTTTACTCCTACTACATTAGCTACTACAAGCCCTATGCATGATACAAAGCCCCCATTACCGCAAGCAGCCAGTGAGGCACTGATAAAAAACATCTCAGCGTTCCCTCACTTCACCAAAGAAGAAGTAATAGCGAATACGCCTCTTACTAATGACGCGTGGAGAAACTATGTTCACGCTAGAAATGGCGAGCAAAAGAAAAAAATCAAGAAGATGAAGAAAGAGCTTAATGTAGAGGTTGAGCTTATAAATTTAAATGGTGTAGTAGTGCGCAAGTTGACACCTAAGGCGATTACATCGGAATTTAAAGGTAAGGTTTATCTAGATATTCATGGCGGGGCGTTTGTCCTTTTTGGGGGGCTGCCTAGTATCGAAGAAGGGCTGCTTGTCGCTGAAAGGCTAGGCATTGTGGTATATAGCGTTGACTATAGGATGCCACCAACGTTTCCATTTCCAGCTGCACTGAACGACGTAATTGCAGTTTACAATGCTTTACTCGACCAAGCTGGGGAAGGAAATGTATTTGTGGGTGGGACATCGGCAGGAGGTGGTTTGGTGCTTTCACTAGTCCAGTCTCTTATCAGCAGTAAAAGTCCCCTTCCAAAAGCGGTGTATGCAGGCACGCCTTGGGCCGACCTTACCAAAACCAGCGACAGCCTTTATACGAACGAAAGTATAGACAGTGTGTTGGTTACCTATGATGGACAGTTAGAAGCTGCCGCTAAATTATATGCCGGCAAAAGAGCACTAACAGACCCTGCTGTATCGCCTCTATACGGTGCATTTGGCGCATTCCCACCAACTTTACTGGTGACAGGAACACGGGATATGTTTTTAAGCGATACGGTAAGAGTGAGTCGTGCAATACGCGACAGCGGAGGCGTTGCGCAGATAGAAATTTTTGAAGGGCTATCTCACGCCGAATATTTGATTTTCTATAAAACGCCAGAATCGGAGACGACCTATAGGTCGATGAAATCCTTTTTTCTCTCAATCATTTAA
- a CDS encoding type II secretion system protein produces MQFRNKGFTLIELIIVIVVLGILAVTAAPKLLNIQKDAQVGALQGLKSALVASSDIVYAKSLLEGAEGSADTTLTSGIRVRYGYPYATQTNLKLVADFTEDDWKLTGSAPEVIFTLERQTSGFSNDEIGEDQICKLTYRHPNRGEKPTITVNNCNA; encoded by the coding sequence ATGCAGTTCAGGAATAAGGGTTTCACTCTAATAGAGCTAATTATAGTAATTGTTGTGCTGGGCATACTTGCTGTCACTGCTGCCCCGAAGCTTTTAAACATTCAAAAAGATGCGCAAGTTGGCGCGCTCCAGGGTTTAAAATCAGCCTTAGTCGCTTCTTCAGATATTGTCTATGCTAAATCACTTCTTGAAGGGGCTGAAGGCAGCGCTGATACCACCCTAACGTCAGGTATTCGTGTACGCTATGGCTACCCTTACGCAACACAGACGAATTTGAAACTTGTAGCAGACTTCACCGAAGACGATTGGAAGTTAACTGGCTCGGCCCCTGAAGTTATCTTTACCCTAGAAAGACAAACTAGCGGCTTTAGCAATGATGAAATTGGTGAAGACCAAATATGTAAGCTTACCTATCGTCATCCCAATCGAGGTGAGAAGCCGACTATAACTGTGAATAACTGTAATGCATAA
- a CDS encoding CNNM domain-containing protein, protein MLLLIVYVFIALGFSFLCSIAEAVILSVSSAYISVLEKDGKASGALLRKQTDNINTPLSAILTLNTIAHTMGAAGAGAQAAAVFGDAYLGVISAVLTLLILIFSEIIPKTLGATYWRTLAPVTAYFLKYLSIVLLPFVKMSELMTKGFKEDSPLRGLSRSELHAMAELSGQEGQLANHEAAFLQSLLSLHELRVKDAITHRTALFKVSESMTVEAFFHKHANIEFSRIPVFEDSDSENITGYVMRSDLLVAQARGNTDKPLSEYAKDMVTVLNTMPLSVTFEHFINKHVHMLLVVDEYGGLEGVLTLEDLLERLLGVDIVDEKDTTVSMRRLAKMMTKRKEQMMIKNVPDASLENSPRKK, encoded by the coding sequence ATGCTTTTACTTATTGTGTACGTCTTCATTGCACTGGGCTTTTCTTTTTTGTGCTCAATCGCAGAGGCTGTAATTCTGAGTGTTTCGTCAGCGTATATCTCGGTATTGGAGAAAGACGGCAAAGCCAGCGGTGCATTGCTTCGTAAACAAACCGATAATATTAATACTCCGCTATCTGCTATTTTAACGCTTAACACTATTGCACATACTATGGGTGCTGCCGGCGCTGGTGCACAAGCAGCGGCCGTATTCGGGGACGCCTATTTAGGTGTTATCTCAGCAGTCCTTACTCTGCTTATTCTTATCTTTTCAGAAATTATTCCAAAGACACTTGGCGCTACCTATTGGCGAACGCTTGCGCCAGTAACGGCATACTTTCTCAAATACCTTTCAATCGTGCTTTTGCCTTTCGTTAAAATGTCTGAACTCATGACTAAGGGCTTTAAAGAAGACAGCCCGCTTCGCGGGTTAAGCCGCAGTGAACTGCACGCTATGGCTGAATTGTCAGGACAGGAAGGGCAGTTAGCCAATCATGAAGCGGCGTTTTTGCAGAGCTTATTAAGCTTGCACGAGCTTAGAGTTAAAGATGCTATTACCCACCGAACAGCGCTGTTTAAAGTATCAGAGTCGATGACGGTGGAAGCGTTTTTCCATAAGCACGCCAATATTGAGTTTTCACGAATCCCCGTGTTCGAAGATAGTGACTCTGAGAACATCACTGGCTACGTCATGCGCTCTGACTTGTTGGTCGCGCAGGCGAGAGGAAACACCGACAAGCCACTTTCAGAATATGCCAAAGACATGGTTACCGTGTTAAACACTATGCCGCTGTCAGTCACCTTCGAGCACTTCATCAATAAGCACGTACATATGCTGTTGGTAGTCGACGAGTACGGTGGTTTAGAAGGAGTACTTACGCTAGAAGACTTGCTAGAACGCTTGTTAGGTGTTGATATCGTAGATGAAAAAGACACCACGGTAAGCATGCGTAGGCTTGCTAAAATGATGACCAAGCGTAAAGAGCAGATGATGATCAAAAATGTGCCTGATGCCTCACTTGAAAACTCCCCGAGGAAAAAATAG
- a CDS encoding SO_0444 family Cu/Zn efflux transporter: MSDIILLGQNFLALFMESAPWLLLGLLVAGVMHELVPVSFLEKHMGSASFGSISKAAIIGAPLPLCSCGVIPAALGLRRSGASKSSTISFLVSTPETGVDSVSVSYALLGPLYAIVRPVAAVVSAIYAGLMVRFFAERNELTEQSEPVPASATSSCCSSKTEPEVVKKPAADAQCCDSESSHQHAHSTQQYDHNVSREPSQAAKVLSYASGKLLEDIVVWLLIGLALAAAIKTWVPTDFLTQWGDGVVAMLVMALIGIPMYICATASTPLAVGFLAAGLSPGAVLVFLMAGPATNVSTMGMIKQEMGARTLALYLFSVISASIGFGYALNYLVSSLSLSSMIKTTSHVHGHGAGVQIIYGLCAILLAGLMLRLGVKKLRQYRHNQEQHSACCG; the protein is encoded by the coding sequence GTGTCAGATATCATTTTACTAGGGCAAAATTTTCTAGCGCTATTCATGGAATCAGCGCCATGGCTGCTATTGGGATTACTAGTTGCAGGAGTGATGCATGAGCTAGTGCCTGTTTCTTTTCTTGAAAAGCATATGGGCAGCGCATCATTTGGCTCTATTAGCAAAGCCGCTATTATCGGTGCGCCTTTGCCACTTTGTTCATGCGGTGTTATTCCTGCCGCGCTTGGTTTACGTCGAAGCGGTGCTTCTAAGTCATCAACAATTTCCTTTTTAGTTTCTACACCGGAAACAGGTGTAGATAGTGTGTCAGTTTCCTACGCATTGTTGGGTCCGTTGTACGCTATTGTAAGGCCTGTTGCGGCGGTGGTAAGTGCAATTTACGCAGGTTTAATGGTACGTTTTTTTGCAGAGCGCAACGAACTAACTGAGCAGAGTGAACCTGTACCTGCTTCAGCCACCTCATCGTGTTGCAGCAGCAAGACAGAGCCAGAGGTTGTAAAGAAACCCGCAGCCGATGCCCAATGCTGCGACAGCGAGTCTTCGCATCAGCATGCTCACTCTACGCAACAGTATGATCACAATGTATCGCGCGAGCCATCTCAGGCAGCTAAGGTATTGTCTTATGCAAGCGGGAAGCTGCTCGAAGATATTGTGGTGTGGCTACTGATTGGATTAGCGCTCGCCGCCGCCATTAAAACCTGGGTGCCTACCGACTTTCTTACCCAATGGGGAGATGGTGTAGTCGCCATGCTTGTTATGGCACTGATAGGCATTCCTATGTACATATGTGCTACCGCGTCTACACCGCTTGCGGTTGGCTTTTTGGCTGCAGGGCTATCACCTGGTGCCGTGCTAGTATTTTTAATGGCAGGGCCTGCCACTAACGTATCAACCATGGGCATGATAAAACAAGAAATGGGGGCTCGAACTCTTGCGCTATATTTGTTCAGCGTTATCTCTGCAAGTATCGGTTTTGGTTACGCACTAAACTACTTAGTGTCCTCGCTATCTCTATCTTCAATGATAAAAACAACAAGCCACGTACATGGGCACGGCGCAGGTGTTCAGATAATCTATGGCTTATGTGCAATTTTGCTGGCAGGATTAATGTTGAGGCTGGGGGTGAAAAAGCTTCGGCAATATCGTCATAATCAAGAGCAGCACTCGGCATGCTGCGGTTAA
- a CDS encoding methylamine utilization protein, whose product MKYKTLFVALLFMACSSTVLGQDDQTATFSITLNDSDGEPVDNGVFLFEPQFEVGEHQMPHQEAAVMNQIDKQFVPHVLVVKAGTEVTFPNADNLFHHVYSFSPTKQFELKLYKEFTAEPLRFENAGIVDIGCNIHDWMLGYIVVADSPYFGKTGNEGQSSISLPHGEYTVRFWHPQVEGEKALPTQSITVNGDTQVTWALNTNIIRDDGFDSGFGDY is encoded by the coding sequence ATGAAATACAAAACACTTTTCGTTGCCCTTCTTTTTATGGCTTGTTCAAGTACGGTCTTAGGACAAGATGATCAAACCGCAACGTTTTCTATAACGCTTAATGATAGCGATGGCGAGCCAGTCGACAACGGCGTGTTTCTATTTGAGCCTCAATTTGAGGTGGGTGAGCATCAGATGCCACACCAAGAAGCAGCCGTAATGAATCAAATAGATAAACAATTTGTACCTCACGTCCTTGTTGTTAAAGCTGGCACCGAAGTGACTTTCCCTAATGCGGACAATTTGTTTCACCACGTCTATTCATTTTCACCTACGAAACAATTCGAACTAAAGCTTTATAAAGAGTTTACGGCAGAGCCTTTACGCTTTGAAAATGCAGGTATTGTGGATATTGGCTGTAATATTCATGATTGGATGCTGGGATATATTGTTGTCGCCGACTCTCCTTATTTTGGAAAAACTGGTAATGAGGGGCAGTCTTCAATTTCGCTTCCTCATGGTGAATACACCGTCCGTTTTTGGCACCCCCAGGTGGAAGGTGAAAAAGCGTTACCAACACAATCCATCACTGTGAATGGCGATACTCAAGTAACATGGGCACTTAATACAAACATAATCAGGGATGACGGGTTCGATTCTGGTTTCGGCGACTATTGA
- a CDS encoding outer membrane beta-barrel protein, whose product MRFVTHPLALFSLVFSIASYAETDFLLRGTWALKENTQSFQNFGQNHQRFDGDGLHLSQAIISTQQRLSDDWTLSGVLNTYSDGEERLNFSQLYLKYRPLSASSIKPEVKMGAFYPAISAENTDFGWLSPHFLTNSAINSWIGEELRTGGIELSVRQNGRQVRSNWSWKVLASFFKGNDSTGTLLSWRGFALHDRQSLYNDRVNFLPIPGVIDEDKLNAPAWTEPFREIDNRFGYYFGAHVAYKRSAEMRYYYYDNNADENIVDPDSIYAWHTRFHSLTLRYLPRPELTLFSQFLYGDTLMGESIVDNDFASAYVAASLDLTALGLEGLNAAARIDWYRVSDNDNTMYDPNGSRGYAYTFSVKYDVTSHFSVTTEWQLNSGHQENLRFFQPNKEYTEHLFQVALTAKL is encoded by the coding sequence ATGCGGTTTGTCACTCATCCATTGGCCCTATTTTCGTTAGTTTTTTCTATAGCAAGCTATGCAGAAACAGATTTTTTGTTGCGTGGAACATGGGCTCTGAAAGAAAACACGCAAAGCTTTCAGAACTTTGGTCAAAACCACCAGCGATTTGATGGTGATGGTTTACACCTCTCTCAAGCCATTATTTCAACGCAGCAGCGTTTGTCTGATGATTGGACATTATCTGGTGTTTTAAACACTTACAGCGACGGCGAAGAACGGCTTAACTTTTCTCAGCTATACCTAAAATATCGGCCCCTTAGCGCCTCATCTATAAAGCCAGAAGTAAAGATGGGTGCCTTTTACCCTGCTATTTCAGCCGAAAACACCGACTTTGGCTGGCTATCTCCTCACTTTCTGACTAACTCAGCCATAAACAGTTGGATTGGTGAAGAACTCAGAACCGGTGGCATTGAACTAAGCGTTAGACAAAATGGCCGACAAGTGCGAAGCAACTGGTCTTGGAAAGTATTAGCCAGCTTTTTTAAAGGAAACGATAGCACTGGAACGCTGCTCTCTTGGCGTGGCTTTGCACTTCACGACAGACAGTCGCTTTACAACGATAGAGTGAATTTTTTGCCTATACCAGGTGTTATCGATGAAGATAAACTAAATGCCCCTGCATGGACCGAACCTTTTAGAGAAATAGACAATCGCTTTGGCTATTATTTCGGAGCGCATGTGGCGTACAAACGGAGCGCTGAAATGCGCTATTATTATTACGACAACAATGCGGATGAAAATATTGTCGACCCAGACAGCATCTACGCATGGCATACACGCTTTCATTCGTTAACACTGCGCTATTTGCCCCGCCCCGAGTTAACACTGTTTTCTCAATTTCTGTATGGCGACACCCTTATGGGTGAAAGTATTGTCGATAATGACTTTGCGAGTGCTTATGTTGCCGCTTCCTTAGATTTGACTGCTCTGGGACTGGAGGGCTTAAACGCGGCAGCACGCATAGACTGGTATCGAGTGAGTGATAATGACAACACTATGTACGACCCAAATGGCAGTAGAGGGTACGCCTATACTTTTAGCGTAAAGTACGACGTGACCTCTCATTTTTCCGTAACAACAGAATGGCAGCTAAATTCAGGTCATCAAGAAAATTTGCGCTTCTTTCAGCCTAATAAAGAATATACTGAACACCTATTTCAAGTGGCGTTAACAGCAAAGCTCTAA